The following DNA comes from Sparus aurata chromosome 3, fSpaAur1.1, whole genome shotgun sequence.
CCAACTTTGACAAGGAAGCTGTTGTGAATTTCTCAAAGTTGTGGGTTCCACATGGATGCAAAATAAAGCACGGGATTGAATGTGGAGCTGTCATTTATGCAAAGTCACCATTGCACAGAGCATTTCACTCACCTTTGAGCTGAGCAAACTATTTTAATATTGGCACGGctattcaaataataaaaccagCAGGTCATGTCCTCAAAGACAACGCCTACATTTTTTATTGACACAGATTGAAAACCTTCTTGTTTTATCAGGCCCATGCTACAGTAATTCTGCAGAGCCAACATGCTGGTTTACAATGACATGTTTGCAGTagttattaattaataattatttaGTAAAACAAATAGGTTGAAGCCTATTAATCTGAATCAACTGACTTCAACAGGAGACTCAACGAGCATATAAAACTGTTGTTATAGTGACTCACGCATGTTTTAGTCATCAGGTGTTGCAACATAATATGACGACAATATAATGatgcatatacacacacaccatgtatCAGggcagcaaaaaacaatatcCTTACAATATCACAACGCGATATTCTGGTGACTTAAAACAAAGATTGTTCATGCACCCCGCACCGCAAGTATAAGTCAAGTCTCAGATGTCCTTGAGTGTGTCTTCTCCCTTAGTGTCCTGCAGCCACTCAGACGGCCAGCTGGCTTTGATGCTGGGCCGATCCTTCAGCAGAGCGTAATACTCTCCCAGTACTGGGTAACGCTCAGCAGACAGCCTACAGAACAGAGAGTAGGAATGTCAAGCCATACATCTGCAGATCACTTATGATGTTGGTGCGACTTCTAGAAAATTCTTCCACTGACCCAGATCTGAAGAGATAGGCAACATTGGGGAAGACAATAATGTCCGCCAGTGAGAAGGTCTTTCCTGCCACGTAGGAGCCTGAGCCCAGCTTGAAACACAGTGGAAAATACAGCATGTTTGAAGACGTCAGTTCATGTTGACAtcgtgtgtgtttacagagcaTACTGTACCTTCTTCAGGTAACCCTCCCAGAGCTTCAGTTCAGTGGCCAGAGcttctttgtttctcttcagaGCCGAGTCATGCCTCTCTTCTTCAGGGGTGTAGTACTCATACCAGATAACTCcggctaaaaaacaaaacaaaaaagaaaacacacacttaaattGATATATTGAGCTTCATTGGGTCTATGATGTTATTTCTTTGCATGAGTGTTgcattttaaagcaacaaaaatgttttgtttacagaaGAAGATGTGAAATTTCACATTTCTCTTATTGTTCCATGTAGAAGCTATAAAAAGCTTCAATAAATGTAAAGATCCATTTTTTAACTTAAGTATTTTAGgtcaaaaacatttctggagcaaaacagcattgcaacattctcctaaacaactgaagtagatggagacttgtttaaAAACAGGAACATAAAATGTCTCTAAACAGCTCGTCTGACGTTGTCAAATTCCTTGGAAATCCAAAAATagttgaaaagatgttatttacacccttttttaaaatcctaaatgtcactgttgctacttagctaaaagcattagcatgcACCCTGTCTGGAGCGTGTGCTTGACAGTGTTTTGAGAgtataaatattgttttgtcaaattaatttgggatctcagggcttccagagacatTTTTTGAcgagtccccatctacttttGTAAACTCAGTTGTTTAGGGGAGTGCTTCAAGCCTGTTTTGgtgtgaagctccagaggatTTTTGTTGACTATAAAATGACTTTCAATTGGCATGGGAGTGAGCAAGATAATGACTCAATTTTTGGCGAATTTGTCCTTTAACAAATACACTTGTGCTGCTTATGTTAAGAATGACAATTTGGACTCCACCAGTAGAAGgtatgaatttattttttttttttacctgtgtgGTAATAAAAAATTCAAATCGAAATGTTCACCAGTTCAAACATGGGTAAGAGTTTTAGAGCATCCTTAAGCCTTCAAAGATCTGTTGAAAATTACCAATTAATCTTTGAAATCCAAGATGGCCGacttcaacaatggaagtggagaacatggtctaTTCAGACTCAGTGACccctctcccggaggtgggagttgaagacctccctgacagagggttccacCAGACCCTCACactacgtttgggtctgccaagtctgtccagcttcctcccctgccagcggatccaactcaccaccaggtggtgatcagttgacagctcagcccctctcttcacctgagtgtccaagacatacggcctgaggtcagatgacacgaccacaaagttgATCAATGaactccggcctagggtgtccttgTGCCACGTGCACTGATGGACACCCtcatgcttgaacatggtgtttgttatggactaACTGTGACTAGCCAGAAGTTCAGCAAcagaacaccactcgggttcagatcggggaggctgttcctcccaatcacacccctccaggtaacactgacgctgcccacgtgggcgttgaagtcccccagtagaacgacggagtccccggttggagcactctccagtacccctcccagggccCCTAAGACGAAAtaacagtgagagacctatccccgACTCAAGGCGCATGGAAAAGACCCTCTCATTCACCTGGGAAGACTCCAACaaatggcggctgagctggggagctatAATCAAGCCCACACCAACTAGCCGCCTCTCACTGCTTGCAAatccagagtggaagagagtccagcctctctcaaggagtcgGGTTCCAGAGcacagactgtgcgtggaggcgAGCCCGACTATCTCAAGCCgataccgctcaacctcccgctaTGGAGTCAACTGACGATCTCCAAACCCAATAACTGCAGAACTATCCCAGCAACCTAATAAATGCATTTCTGTagctaaaaacaacaattttgcTGAAAGGGGGGGTTTGACCTGTCTGCTGAAGGGATTTCAATTTAATTGTCCTACCCGCTTTTTCATAGAAGACAAGTCCCTCAAACATGCGTTGGTACGTCAGTGCTTGTTCTGCTGGGCTGTCTGGGATCAGCCTGTTTCCCTGGGACTTAAACTGACTCTGAAAATCAAGACAGAAAAGACAGGTTTCACACAATCTAGCGTTATGTGTAAAATTGCTTGTTGAGTATTTAAAAAGGAGCACTGTCTAGTTCTGGAGACGAAATTAAAACTTTGAacattaatatttgaaatattaATGAGGGTATTTCTTTCTCCCaggactgaataaacaagctgttctcaaaaggacaataaggtccccagaacactgtttaaagctagaaaggtggcagggtccgccaaatctaaacaaggtaaaacagtatgaaattgtttgtttaggcaaaaagaaaaagaaaaaaaaaagttctcttaTGAATTAAGTTCTTTCTCCACAACTACAAAGTTCACCTTTATCATCTCTAAGTTGACTCACCTCCAGGTAAAAACAGGCGGCACAGGATTCATTCACGATGTTGTCTCCATGTTTGAAAGAGGggagcttaaaaaaaacaggttatAATCATACTGTATTATGTACTTGGTTATTATGTACTGTTATCAGTGTCATCATAAACCTTAATGCTTATGCTAGTGGGAGCTAATTAAAACAACCAGCTG
Coding sequences within:
- the LOC115578778 gene encoding glutathione S-transferase A-like, with protein sequence MAKDMTLLWGSGSPPCWRVMIALEEKNLQGYNHKLLSFDKKEHKSQEVLDINPRGQLPSFKHGDNIVNESCAACFYLESQFKSQGNRLIPDSPAEQALTYQRMFEGLVFYEKAAGVIWYEYYTPEEERHDSALKRNKEALATELKLWEGYLKKLGSGSYVAGKTFSLADIIVFPNVAYLFRSGLSAERYPVLGEYYALLKDRPSIKASWPSEWLQDTKGEDTLKDI